Proteins encoded together in one Sinorhizobium sp. B11 window:
- a CDS encoding LysR substrate-binding domain-containing protein: MALNDPGFELRHLRYFVSLVEERNFERAAARLGIAQPGLSQQIRSLEKIVGTPLLDRSRRGVQLTHSGETLFQEARKVLAQTEATVAAINRAGRGESGRISIGYVASAAYSGAVVGSIRDFKRDYPYVEVELQEMELRQQLQRIADGLLDFGYIRAPAPIPSGVSVQVVLREPLVAMIPDGHEFAERPIDTLARLTQETFITPRQPPDVGFHRNTLQACREAGFEPTVDAVAHDFTEIAALVGIGMGIALVPQSMSRVELPDIYYRPLGSVAVTSDVAIAYRRGEGAPAVKAFIARHREHQPSPGN, from the coding sequence ATGGCGCTGAACGACCCCGGCTTCGAACTCCGGCACCTGCGATACTTCGTGAGCCTGGTCGAAGAGCGGAATTTCGAACGTGCGGCTGCCAGGCTCGGCATCGCCCAGCCGGGTCTCAGTCAGCAGATCAGGAGCCTTGAAAAGATTGTCGGCACACCGCTGCTCGATCGCAGCCGCCGGGGCGTGCAGCTGACGCATTCGGGCGAGACCCTATTTCAGGAGGCTAGGAAAGTGCTCGCCCAGACGGAAGCGACGGTTGCCGCCATCAACCGCGCCGGGCGCGGCGAAAGCGGACGCATCTCGATCGGCTATGTGGCGTCGGCCGCCTATTCCGGTGCCGTCGTCGGCTCTATCAGGGATTTCAAGCGCGACTATCCCTATGTCGAGGTCGAACTGCAGGAAATGGAACTGCGCCAGCAGTTGCAGCGCATTGCCGACGGCCTGCTCGATTTCGGCTATATCCGCGCACCGGCCCCGATCCCATCAGGTGTTTCCGTACAGGTCGTGCTGCGCGAACCGCTGGTCGCCATGATCCCCGACGGCCATGAATTCGCAGAGCGCCCGATCGATACGCTGGCTCGATTGACGCAGGAGACGTTCATCACTCCGCGCCAGCCGCCGGACGTCGGCTTTCACCGCAACACGCTACAGGCCTGCCGTGAGGCCGGCTTCGAACCAACCGTCGATGCGGTGGCGCACGACTTCACCGAAATCGCCGCCCTCGTCGGCATCGGCATGGGCATAGCGCTGGTGCCGCAATCGATGAGCCGCGTGGAACTGCCTGACATCTACTACAGGCCGCTCGGCAGCGTCGCTGTCACCTCGGACGTGGCGATCGCCTATCGCAGGGGCGAAGGCGCTCCGGCGGTCAAAGCCTTTATCGCCCGACATCGCGAGCACCAACCATCGCCTGGTAACTGA
- a CDS encoding metallophosphoesterase — protein MKIVQITDTHFSPSIPHFNGNWQPLADFINGSGADLVIHTGDLAVDGADKDEDLTFCMDLMRQVKIPMLIVPGNHDVGHLPGSLQPVDATRLARWRSLVGPDYWLEDAGNWRLIGLDSLLMGMENDEQETQFEWLERALATRAGRRVAMFAHKPLFVDTPDEGDTGYWSIRPAQRQRLYDLIAAHDVALYASGHLHWAWKGRFNDTSLVWGPAASFIIGTMEREMPGEKLIGAVLHDLGDDVTSEIVAVSGMKAHVLDDVVAEVYPHEAHKVQKEPAQ, from the coding sequence ATGAAAATCGTCCAGATCACCGACACGCATTTCAGCCCGTCGATACCGCATTTCAACGGCAACTGGCAGCCGCTTGCGGACTTCATCAACGGCAGCGGCGCCGATCTCGTCATCCATACCGGCGACCTCGCCGTCGATGGCGCCGACAAGGACGAGGACCTCACCTTCTGCATGGATCTGATGCGGCAGGTGAAGATCCCGATGCTGATCGTTCCCGGCAATCATGATGTCGGCCATCTTCCGGGTTCGCTCCAGCCCGTCGATGCGACAAGGCTTGCCCGCTGGCGCAGCCTCGTAGGCCCCGATTACTGGCTCGAGGATGCCGGCAACTGGCGCCTGATCGGCCTCGACAGCCTGCTGATGGGCATGGAAAACGACGAGCAGGAAACGCAGTTTGAATGGCTCGAAAGAGCACTTGCCACACGCGCCGGCCGGCGCGTTGCAATGTTTGCCCATAAGCCGCTCTTTGTCGACACGCCTGATGAAGGCGACACCGGCTACTGGAGCATCCGCCCGGCACAGCGCCAGAGGCTCTATGATCTGATCGCTGCCCATGACGTCGCGCTTTATGCCAGCGGCCACCTGCACTGGGCCTGGAAAGGCCGCTTCAACGACACCTCACTCGTCTGGGGTCCAGCGGCCTCCTTCATTATCGGCACGATGGAGCGCGAGATGCCGGGCGAGAAGCTCATCGGCGCCGTGCTTCACGATCTCGGCGATGATGTCACGAGCGAGATTGTCGCCGTATCGGGCATGAAGGCGCATGTGCTCGATGACGTCGTGGCCGAAGTCTATCCGCACGAGGCCCACAAGGTGCAAAAGGAGCCGGCGCAATGA
- a CDS encoding ABC transporter ATP-binding protein codes for MSALSLSAIRKSYGDNAILKNISLDVEPGEFIALVGPSGCGKSTLLRILAGLDHADSGEIVIGGREMSDVAAADRNIAMVFQSYALYPHLTAGQNIAVPLAMRRLSRVQRLPFLGPVMPGYRAIRSGISKDVQETAKALKIDHLLERKPGQMSGGQRQRVALARAMVRHPSVFLMDEPLSNLDANLRVHARGEIVELHRRAGVPTVYVTHDQAEALSMADRVAVMIGGELLQLAAPQVIYEDPAHIEVARFVGQPRINLLPARAEHGTVAFGDIRLALEETNPAGSEVTVGIRPEFVRLAAEGETSLPARIERLEFLGSEMILFCRLNAIGETVLAKLAPADAAGLAAGMTVALSFQPDKAMVFAADGRRLRTNALPADTAREKAHG; via the coding sequence ATGAGTGCGCTCTCCCTTTCGGCCATCAGGAAATCCTATGGCGATAACGCCATCCTGAAGAATATCAGCCTCGACGTCGAGCCAGGCGAATTCATCGCCCTCGTCGGCCCCTCGGGCTGCGGCAAGAGTACGCTTCTACGTATCCTTGCCGGTCTCGATCATGCCGATAGCGGAGAGATCGTCATCGGCGGGCGGGAAATGTCCGACGTGGCGGCGGCCGACCGCAACATCGCCATGGTCTTCCAGTCCTACGCGCTCTATCCGCACCTGACGGCCGGCCAGAACATCGCCGTGCCGCTTGCCATGCGGCGCTTGAGCCGTGTGCAGCGCCTGCCCTTCCTCGGCCCGGTCATGCCCGGCTACCGCGCCATTCGTTCCGGCATTTCCAAGGACGTGCAGGAGACGGCAAAGGCCCTGAAGATCGATCATCTCCTGGAACGCAAGCCCGGCCAGATGTCGGGCGGCCAGCGGCAGCGCGTGGCCCTCGCCCGCGCCATGGTGCGCCATCCGAGCGTCTTCCTCATGGACGAGCCGCTGTCCAACCTTGACGCCAACCTGCGCGTCCACGCGCGCGGCGAGATCGTGGAGCTGCATCGCCGCGCCGGCGTGCCGACCGTCTATGTCACCCACGATCAGGCCGAGGCGCTCTCCATGGCCGACCGGGTCGCCGTGATGATCGGCGGCGAGCTGCTGCAGCTGGCGGCACCCCAGGTCATCTATGAAGATCCCGCCCATATCGAAGTCGCCCGCTTCGTCGGCCAGCCGCGCATCAATCTCCTGCCGGCGCGCGCCGAGCACGGAACAGTCGCCTTCGGCGATATCCGACTGGCGCTGGAAGAGACCAATCCCGCCGGTTCCGAGGTAACGGTCGGCATCCGTCCGGAATTCGTGCGGCTTGCCGCCGAGGGCGAGACCTCGCTTCCCGCCCGCATCGAGCGCCTCGAATTCCTCGGGTCAGAGATGATCCTGTTCTGCCGGCTGAATGCGATCGGCGAGACCGTGCTTGCCAAGCTTGCGCCAGCTGATGCCGCAGGCCTTGCCGCCGGAATGACGGTTGCCCTCTCCTTCCAGCCCGACAAGGCGATGGTCTTTGCAGCCGATGGTCGTCGTCTGCGCACCAACGCCCTTCCTGCCGATACCGCCAGGGAGAAGGCTCATGGCTAG
- a CDS encoding sugar ABC transporter permease: MASIAAGEIRPVASAVKHERREAQTAWLLATPAIVLIVLFVLLPIVAVLVLGFTDFELGAGKFRFVGFENYAELFTDRTFRKSLWNTTVYTAIVAPVSILLGLGVAMLIESEGWGKSFFRTAYFLPVVSLIVAMATVWQYLFHPTIGPLNALIGLAGLPKPNWLGSSATALYSLSIIGVWQTVGFNMVLFLAGLTAIPRELYAAAEIDGAKSPLDRFMLVTWPMLGPTALFVTTISVINAVKTFETVKTLTDGGPNHASEVLLFTIYQEGFVYMKVGYASAMTVVFLAILVVMMFLQYRFLDRRVHYS; encoded by the coding sequence ATGGCTAGTATCGCTGCCGGCGAGATCCGCCCGGTCGCATCGGCGGTAAAGCATGAGCGGCGCGAGGCGCAGACCGCATGGTTGCTGGCAACGCCTGCAATCGTCCTCATCGTACTCTTCGTGCTGCTGCCGATCGTCGCCGTGCTCGTCCTCGGCTTTACCGATTTCGAGCTTGGCGCCGGCAAGTTCCGCTTCGTCGGCTTCGAGAACTATGCAGAGCTGTTCACGGACCGCACCTTTCGCAAGTCGCTGTGGAACACGACGGTCTATACCGCGATCGTCGCGCCCGTTTCGATCCTGCTCGGCCTCGGAGTCGCCATGCTGATCGAGAGCGAGGGCTGGGGAAAGAGCTTCTTCCGCACCGCCTATTTCCTGCCCGTCGTCTCGCTGATCGTCGCCATGGCGACCGTCTGGCAATATCTCTTCCACCCGACCATCGGCCCGCTCAATGCGCTGATCGGTCTCGCCGGCCTGCCGAAGCCAAATTGGCTCGGCTCCTCGGCAACGGCACTTTACAGCCTCTCCATCATCGGCGTCTGGCAGACGGTTGGCTTCAACATGGTACTGTTCCTCGCCGGCCTCACCGCGATCCCGCGCGAGCTTTATGCCGCCGCCGAGATCGACGGCGCCAAGTCCCCGCTCGACCGTTTCATGCTCGTCACCTGGCCGATGCTCGGGCCGACGGCGCTCTTCGTCACCACGATCAGCGTCATCAATGCGGTCAAGACCTTCGAGACGGTGAAGACGCTGACGGATGGCGGCCCGAACCACGCTTCCGAAGTGCTGCTCTTCACCATCTACCAGGAGGGCTTCGTCTACATGAAGGTCGGTTATGCCTCGGCCATGACGGTCGTCTTCCTCGCCATCCTCGTGGTCATGATGTTCCTGCAATACCGCTTCCTCGACCGGCGGGTGCACTATTCATGA
- a CDS encoding carbohydrate ABC transporter permease produces MKTRSRFTLGRLIRLALLLLGAIVFLAPYIFMISAAGKSQDDIFTAALSLIPTHFFYVQNFTKALDKVAMGTLLWNGFVVCALIFVFQVLVAIPCAYAMAKLKFRAARLMMVLVLLGLLVPIHATALPLYVAFDGLSLLNGYTALVAPFTISVFAIFLFLQFFRAMPDDLIHAARLDGMSELGIVSRVIVPNAWPAVTAFAIISVVAHWNDLYWPLIVISRPGYATPPLGLMNFRAAEAGDDYGALMAATIIITIPLVAAFLFAQKRFVEGITMTGLKG; encoded by the coding sequence ATGAAGACGCGCTCTCGTTTCACCCTCGGCCGGTTGATCCGCCTTGCCTTGCTTCTTCTCGGCGCGATCGTCTTCCTCGCGCCCTATATCTTCATGATCTCGGCAGCCGGCAAATCGCAGGACGATATCTTCACGGCAGCGCTCTCGCTGATCCCGACACATTTTTTCTACGTGCAGAATTTTACCAAGGCTCTCGATAAGGTGGCGATGGGCACGCTGCTCTGGAACGGCTTCGTCGTCTGCGCGCTGATCTTCGTCTTTCAGGTGCTGGTCGCCATCCCCTGCGCCTATGCCATGGCGAAGCTGAAATTCCGCGCCGCCAGGCTGATGATGGTGCTGGTGCTGCTCGGCCTCTTGGTGCCGATCCATGCCACGGCCCTGCCGCTCTATGTCGCCTTCGACGGCCTGTCGCTGCTCAACGGCTATACGGCGCTGGTCGCCCCTTTCACCATCTCGGTCTTTGCGATCTTCCTGTTCCTGCAATTCTTCCGCGCCATGCCCGATGACCTGATCCATGCCGCCCGCCTCGACGGCATGTCCGAACTCGGCATCGTCTCGCGCGTCATCGTGCCGAATGCCTGGCCGGCGGTCACGGCCTTCGCGATCATTTCGGTCGTCGCCCACTGGAACGACCTTTACTGGCCGCTGATCGTCATCTCGAGGCCCGGCTATGCCACGCCGCCGCTTGGCCTGATGAACTTCCGCGCCGCGGAAGCCGGCGACGACTACGGCGCACTGATGGCGGCCACCATCATCATCACCATTCCCCTCGTTGCAGCCTTCCTGTTCGCACAGAAACGCTTTGTCGAGGGCATCACCATGACCGGTCTCAAAGGCTGA
- a CDS encoding ABC transporter substrate-binding protein — MKHFTQFLAAAALSVAAALPAHAETTLTIHYPMPGFFKDVMDTISKKFMEENPDIKIQFAAPSATYEDGIQLILRQAGTSEMPDVTFIGLNRLRMLNERNVAVDMTPLVQKEGNMAKQGFSDTILKLAQVKGKQVGLAFATSNPIMYYNADLVKAAGGNPDTPPKTWDEVIALAGKIKALGNGVDGMDFRWQGDDWMFSALLFGAGGKMLSDDEQKVTFNGPEGQKAVELISRFVKEGGMPVFTKAAGEQAFAAGKVGFEFQTTGALVNTIKNVGAKFDLRTAQIPLIDREKGHLPTGGNAVVTLAKDPAKQEAAWKFAKFAAGPYGASVVVPGTGYVPNNELAAKSAEYLGDFYKKNPLFQAGLSQMPRMIPWYAFPGTNGVKVTQTIVDNLSRIVDGSAEPKEALDDAASDVEGMLPRS; from the coding sequence ATGAAGCATTTCACCCAGTTCCTCGCAGCAGCGGCTCTGTCCGTGGCGGCAGCCCTGCCTGCCCACGCTGAAACGACGCTGACGATCCACTACCCGATGCCGGGTTTCTTCAAGGACGTGATGGACACGATCTCGAAGAAGTTCATGGAAGAAAACCCCGATATCAAGATTCAGTTCGCCGCGCCTTCGGCGACCTATGAAGACGGCATCCAGCTGATCCTGCGCCAGGCCGGCACGTCCGAAATGCCCGACGTCACCTTCATCGGCCTGAACCGCCTGCGCATGCTGAACGAGCGCAATGTCGCCGTCGACATGACACCGCTGGTCCAGAAGGAAGGCAACATGGCCAAGCAGGGCTTCTCGGACACGATCCTGAAGCTCGCCCAGGTCAAGGGCAAGCAGGTTGGCCTCGCTTTCGCCACCTCCAACCCGATCATGTATTACAATGCCGATCTCGTGAAGGCGGCCGGCGGCAATCCCGACACCCCGCCGAAGACCTGGGACGAAGTCATCGCGCTCGCCGGCAAGATCAAGGCGCTCGGCAACGGCGTCGATGGCATGGACTTCCGTTGGCAGGGCGACGACTGGATGTTCTCGGCCCTCCTCTTCGGCGCTGGCGGCAAGATGCTGAGCGACGACGAGCAGAAGGTCACCTTCAACGGTCCTGAGGGACAGAAGGCCGTCGAACTGATCAGCCGCTTCGTCAAGGAAGGCGGCATGCCGGTTTTCACCAAGGCAGCGGGCGAACAGGCCTTTGCAGCCGGCAAGGTCGGCTTCGAATTCCAGACGACGGGCGCGCTCGTCAACACGATCAAGAATGTCGGCGCCAAGTTCGACCTGCGCACCGCCCAGATCCCGCTGATCGACCGTGAAAAGGGCCACCTGCCGACCGGCGGCAACGCCGTCGTCACCCTCGCCAAGGATCCGGCCAAGCAGGAAGCAGCCTGGAAGTTCGCCAAGTTCGCCGCCGGCCCATATGGCGCCTCGGTCGTCGTTCCCGGCACCGGCTACGTGCCGAATAACGAGCTTGCCGCCAAGTCGGCCGAATATCTCGGCGACTTCTACAAGAAGAACCCGCTCTTCCAGGCCGGCCTCAGCCAGATGCCGCGCATGATCCCCTGGTATGCCTTCCCCGGCACCAACGGCGTCAAGGTCACCCAGACGATCGTCGACAACCTGTCGCGCATCGTCGATGGCTCGGCTGAGCCGAAGGAAGCCCTCGACGACGCAGCCTCAGACGTCGAAGGCATGCTGCCGCGCAGCTGA